The following coding sequences are from one Nonlabens arenilitoris window:
- a CDS encoding GNAT family N-acetyltransferase: MYSERLTYQLLEASDLNELHELNLIPEVDEFNTMGIPDSIQVTKDLLDAKIKDHQQENISKLTYSIRLKNGNDFIGICGILFGQPKYKKAELWMKFNPKFWNQGYATEAITRLLKSCFKEHQLHRVEAGCAVENHASKRVLEKCGFIVEGIQRKNLPLKTGWSDNYEFGLLVEEWNK, encoded by the coding sequence TTGTATAGTGAACGATTAACATATCAGCTTTTAGAGGCCAGCGATTTAAACGAATTGCATGAATTAAATTTAATACCTGAGGTTGATGAATTCAATACTATGGGAATACCTGACAGTATTCAAGTAACTAAAGATTTACTAGATGCAAAAATCAAAGATCATCAACAAGAAAATATTAGTAAACTCACCTACTCTATTCGTTTAAAAAATGGCAATGATTTTATAGGGATTTGCGGAATATTATTCGGTCAACCTAAATATAAGAAAGCAGAGTTATGGATGAAGTTTAATCCTAAATTCTGGAATCAAGGCTATGCCACAGAAGCGATAACTCGATTATTAAAATCTTGTTTTAAAGAACACCAACTTCATAGAGTTGAGGCTGGATGTGCTGTTGAAAATCATGCTTCAAAGAGAGTACTGGAAAAGTGTGGTTTTATAGTAGAAGGAATCCAGAGAAAGAACTTACCCTTAAAAACAGGATGGAGCGATAACTATGAGTTTGGCTTATTAGTAGAAGAATGGAACAAATAA
- the hisF gene encoding imidazole glycerol phosphate synthase subunit HisF — MLKKRIIPCLDIKDGRTVKGINFVGLRDAGDPVELAKQYAEQGADELCFLDITATIEKRDTLVPLVREIAAVLNIPFTVGGGINDVALAKEIIKAGADKIAINSAAVKRPELISELAAELGSQCVVVAVDTKHSHENGNLADSKNNPSESTPSDFRLRGNKVYVAGGRVETELETISWCQEIERLGAGEILLTSMDHDGTKNGFALELTDAISRKLSTPIIASGGGGTSAHFEELFKDTEASAGLAASIFHFGELPVPELKKQLNAAGVAMRIPANAGI; from the coding sequence ATGCTAAAAAAAAGAATAATACCATGCCTTGATATCAAGGATGGACGTACGGTAAAAGGAATCAACTTTGTTGGATTGCGAGATGCTGGTGATCCAGTAGAACTTGCAAAGCAATATGCTGAGCAAGGTGCTGACGAGTTGTGTTTTTTAGACATCACCGCAACGATAGAAAAACGTGACACTTTAGTACCATTAGTGCGTGAAATAGCTGCCGTTTTAAACATACCATTTACAGTAGGTGGCGGAATTAACGACGTAGCTCTTGCCAAAGAAATCATCAAAGCTGGTGCTGATAAAATTGCTATCAATAGCGCTGCCGTAAAAAGACCAGAACTAATTAGTGAACTCGCTGCAGAGTTGGGAAGTCAGTGTGTGGTGGTTGCGGTGGATACCAAGCATTCCCACGAAAATGGGAATCTAGCTGATTCAAAAAACAATCCTAGCGAGTCAACACCATCAGATTTCCGCCTGCGCGGAAATAAAGTCTATGTAGCCGGTGGACGTGTAGAGACAGAACTAGAAACTATTTCTTGGTGTCAAGAAATTGAACGATTAGGTGCTGGAGAAATCTTGTTAACGAGTATGGATCACGATGGCACAAAGAATGGTTTTGCTCTAGAACTTACAGATGCCATATCTAGAAAATTAAGTACTCCTATTATTGCATCTGGTGGTGGTGGAACTAGTGCTCATTTTGAAGAACTATTTAAAGACACAGAAGCAAGTGCTGGACTTGCAGCGAGCATCTTTCACTTTGGAGAATTACCAGTTCCTGAATTGAAAAAACAACTGAATGCGGCTGGAGTTGCAATGAGAATTCCTGCGAACGCAGGAATCTAA
- the hisIE gene encoding bifunctional phosphoribosyl-AMP cyclohydrolase/phosphoribosyl-ATP diphosphatase HisIE, whose product MKISACAEIIDMKLDWNKGENGLLPVIVQDATSKEVLMLGYMNEEAFEKTKAENRVTFFSRSKQRLWTKGESSNNFLDVVAIKIDCDQDTILIKANAHGPTCHTGTVSCFDDGDESRFRESENNFTINDLEKTIHQRIDDQVEGSYTYSLIQKGINKVAQKVGEEAVETVIDAINGKEEDFIYEAGDLMYHYLVLLKAKGLSLADIEKELAKRHQQ is encoded by the coding sequence ATGAAGATTTCCGCCTGCGCGGAAATTATAGATATGAAACTAGACTGGAATAAAGGAGAAAACGGCTTATTACCTGTAATTGTACAAGATGCAACGAGCAAAGAGGTTCTAATGCTAGGCTACATGAATGAAGAAGCTTTTGAAAAAACAAAAGCAGAAAATAGAGTGACTTTTTTCTCACGTAGCAAACAACGTCTTTGGACTAAAGGAGAATCTTCTAATAATTTTCTGGATGTGGTAGCTATAAAAATCGATTGTGATCAAGATACTATTCTTATAAAAGCAAATGCACATGGTCCTACTTGTCATACGGGAACGGTAAGTTGTTTTGATGATGGTGATGAATCTCGCTTTCGCGAAAGCGAGAACAATTTCACTATAAACGATCTTGAAAAAACTATCCACCAGCGTATTGACGATCAAGTAGAAGGCTCTTACACTTACTCTTTGATTCAAAAAGGAATTAATAAAGTTGCTCAAAAGGTAGGTGAAGAAGCTGTTGAAACAGTGATCGATGCGATTAACGGTAAAGAAGAAGATTTTATTTATGAAGCTGGTGATCTTATGTATCACTATCTGGTTTTATTAAAAGCAAAAGGATTATCTCTTGCAGATATTGAGAAAGAGCTCGCTAAAAGACATCAACAGTGA
- a CDS encoding alkene reductase, which translates to MSTRQPLLEPITIGAVELKNRIVMAPMTRCRATNEYQAPDQKHVDYYTQRAGAGLIITEGSEVSEKARGYPFVAGIFNDAQVEGWKKVVDSVHEADGKIFLQLWHVGRTSLPDYHDGQLPWAPSAVNPNTELRNQYGEKKQTVAPHAMSVEEIEQTVKEFGDAAANAKKAGFDGVEIHSSNGYLIHQFFNNKSNVRTDQYGGSNENKARFFFEVLEAVAQSFPENRIGCRLNPSLNGVFGIEGTPDTIPFFDYLINRLNEYDLAYLHLSEPFTDVSDIEFLESDIAKHYRPIYKGNLMINNEFDRESGNQVIENGHADLVAYGKLFISNPDLAHRFELKAETADWNQETFYTQGREGYTDYPTLEEEKAKS; encoded by the coding sequence ATGAGTACTAGACAACCACTTTTAGAACCTATAACGATAGGAGCTGTAGAATTAAAAAATAGAATCGTAATGGCACCTATGACTAGATGTAGAGCCACTAACGAATATCAAGCACCAGATCAAAAACATGTAGATTATTACACACAACGTGCAGGCGCTGGATTAATTATCACAGAAGGTAGCGAGGTTTCAGAAAAAGCGCGAGGTTATCCTTTTGTCGCAGGAATTTTTAACGACGCTCAAGTAGAAGGCTGGAAAAAAGTTGTTGATAGTGTACATGAAGCTGATGGGAAAATTTTCTTGCAATTATGGCATGTAGGACGTACATCATTACCTGATTACCATGATGGACAACTGCCATGGGCGCCAAGTGCTGTTAATCCTAATACAGAATTGCGCAATCAGTACGGTGAAAAAAAGCAAACAGTAGCGCCACACGCCATGTCTGTAGAAGAGATTGAGCAAACTGTAAAAGAATTTGGAGATGCCGCGGCAAATGCTAAGAAAGCTGGATTTGATGGTGTGGAGATACATAGTTCTAACGGTTATTTAATCCATCAATTCTTTAATAATAAATCTAACGTACGCACTGATCAATACGGTGGTAGCAATGAGAATAAGGCACGGTTTTTCTTTGAAGTTCTAGAGGCAGTCGCACAGTCCTTTCCAGAAAACAGAATAGGTTGTCGATTAAATCCATCCTTAAATGGTGTTTTTGGAATTGAAGGAACTCCAGATACCATACCATTTTTTGATTACTTAATAAACCGTCTTAATGAGTATGATCTTGCTTACCTACATCTATCAGAACCGTTTACAGATGTTAGCGATATTGAGTTTTTAGAAAGTGATATTGCAAAACATTACCGTCCTATATACAAGGGTAATTTAATGATCAATAATGAATTTGATCGCGAGTCTGGTAATCAGGTTATAGAAAACGGACATGCAGATCTAGTCGCATATGGGAAATTATTTATCTCAAATCCAGATCTAGCACACAGATTTGAATTAAAAGCAGAAACAGCAGACTGGAATCAAGAAACATTCTATACTCAAGGTCGTGAAGGTTATACAGACTATCCTACTTTAGAAGAAGAAAAAGCTAAGAGCTAA
- a CDS encoding TetR/AcrR family transcriptional regulator, which produces MTRKNQILKAAAQLFKERGYSAVTMRDLAAAMDMKAASLYNHISGKQEILATLILEVAHEFTAGMDAVEMDDKSAFAKAEQLILLHIKIALEYTNALAVLNTDWMHLEGAAYQEYILLRKTYELDFKKILQSGISAGEFKNISVETMLFNLLSTLRSIYLWIPKKSTTEVADLKKELPQILLKGISS; this is translated from the coding sequence ATGACTCGCAAAAATCAAATTCTCAAAGCCGCAGCTCAACTATTTAAAGAACGTGGATATAGTGCGGTTACTATGCGTGATCTTGCTGCTGCCATGGATATGAAAGCTGCCAGTTTGTATAATCATATTTCTGGGAAACAAGAGATACTGGCGACACTCATTCTAGAGGTAGCTCATGAGTTTACAGCTGGTATGGATGCAGTAGAGATGGATGATAAGTCCGCTTTTGCGAAAGCGGAACAACTCATACTTCTTCACATAAAAATAGCATTGGAATACACTAATGCATTAGCTGTCTTGAATACCGACTGGATGCACCTGGAAGGAGCAGCCTACCAAGAATATATATTGCTGCGTAAGACTTATGAGCTAGATTTTAAAAAGATTTTACAAAGTGGAATTTCTGCGGGCGAGTTTAAAAATATAAGTGTGGAAACGATGCTATTTAACTTATTAAGTACGTTAAGATCTATCTATTTATGGATACCAAAAAAGTCGACTACCGAAGTAGCCGACCTTAAAAAAGAGTTGCCTCAAATATTACTTAAGGGCATTAGCTCTTAG
- a CDS encoding aromatic amino acid hydroxylase, with product MLDNIEINPLLERLPPHLKQFIKPQNYELYTFQDQAVWRHVMRKNVDFLSKVAHGSYLDGLKKTGISIDNIPSMYGMNRILKEIGWAAVAVDGFIPPAAFMEFQAYKILVIAADIRKLDNIEYTPAPDIIHEAAGHAPIIASPDYAEYLRRFGEIGSKAISSAHDHEMYEAVRKISILKETRSDKQNPALDKEIAAAEADIERLQNKKVEPSEMSLIRNLHWWTVEYGLVGTLENPKLYGAGLLSSLGESKSCLEAEVEKRPYTIEAAYQDFDITRKQPHLYVTPNFAHLSEVLEEFANTMAVRKGGHRGLQKLINSKSLGTIEISTGLQVSGVFTRMITNDDNEVVFFETTGESALAYREKELIGHGRNTHKNGFLSPLGKLKGINLAIEDMGPRDLQAYNFYDNERIEFTYESGIKVEGLNVTGQRNINGKLMLIQFIDCTVTYKDEILFSPEDGMLNLAVGKEIVSAYAGPADYYSFELVFHESDTKTIKPVYSKREIAIQGLYEKVRNYREEDKINKPLLEKLKTQIQNDYPEQWLLIEEIDELIG from the coding sequence ATGCTAGACAATATAGAAATTAATCCTCTTCTAGAGCGATTACCGCCGCACTTGAAACAGTTTATAAAGCCACAAAACTATGAGCTTTATACCTTTCAAGATCAAGCAGTATGGCGTCATGTCATGAGAAAAAATGTTGATTTTTTAAGTAAAGTAGCACATGGATCTTATCTAGATGGATTAAAGAAAACTGGTATTTCTATAGATAACATACCATCTATGTACGGTATGAATCGTATTCTTAAAGAAATAGGCTGGGCTGCTGTGGCTGTAGATGGTTTTATTCCACCAGCGGCATTTATGGAGTTTCAAGCATATAAAATATTAGTGATCGCGGCTGATATCAGAAAACTAGATAACATTGAATACACTCCAGCGCCAGATATTATTCATGAAGCGGCTGGTCATGCTCCTATTATTGCAAGTCCAGATTATGCTGAATATTTGAGACGTTTTGGCGAGATAGGTAGTAAGGCGATCTCTAGCGCACACGATCATGAGATGTATGAGGCTGTACGTAAAATCTCAATTCTTAAAGAAACACGTAGCGATAAACAAAATCCAGCATTAGACAAAGAAATTGCCGCTGCCGAGGCTGATATAGAACGCCTTCAAAATAAAAAAGTAGAACCTAGTGAAATGTCTTTAATAAGAAATCTACACTGGTGGACTGTTGAATATGGTCTAGTAGGGACTTTAGAAAACCCTAAACTATATGGCGCTGGTCTATTGTCTAGCCTAGGTGAAAGTAAAAGCTGTCTAGAAGCTGAGGTAGAGAAAAGACCGTACACCATTGAGGCTGCTTACCAAGATTTTGATATCACACGCAAACAACCACACCTATATGTAACGCCTAATTTTGCACATTTAAGTGAAGTACTAGAAGAGTTTGCAAACACGATGGCAGTGCGTAAAGGTGGACATCGAGGATTACAAAAATTAATTAATTCAAAGTCCTTAGGAACTATAGAAATAAGTACTGGATTACAAGTTAGTGGTGTTTTCACTCGCATGATTACTAATGACGATAATGAGGTAGTATTCTTTGAAACAACTGGTGAAAGCGCTCTAGCTTATCGTGAAAAAGAACTGATAGGTCATGGTCGTAACACTCACAAAAATGGCTTTTTAAGTCCGCTAGGGAAACTTAAAGGAATCAACCTTGCCATAGAAGATATGGGACCTCGCGACTTACAGGCATATAATTTTTATGATAACGAGCGTATTGAATTTACCTATGAAAGCGGTATTAAAGTAGAAGGATTAAACGTGACGGGACAACGTAATATTAATGGAAAATTAATGTTGATACAGTTTATAGATTGCACGGTAACTTATAAAGATGAGATTCTATTCTCACCAGAGGATGGAATGCTCAACCTCGCGGTAGGTAAAGAAATTGTAAGTGCTTATGCTGGTCCTGCGGACTATTATAGCTTTGAACTCGTATTTCATGAAAGTGACACTAAAACGATAAAACCAGTATATTCAAAGCGTGAAATAGCGATACAAGGATTGTATGAGAAAGTACGCAATTATAGAGAAGAAGATAAGATTAATAAACCTTTACTTGAGAAATTAAAGACACAAATTCAAAATGATTATCCTGAACAGTGGTTACTTATTGAGGAAATTGATGAGTTGATAGGCTAA
- a CDS encoding histidine kinase — MEEILGLVSVGILVGLMVIYFLSELDRKQYNNSLINKNGELSRLQHQRDEITKELQLKVSEKTKIKEDAVALTYQFAASKNLFTLKDVEVATKQIQNYYKSALESNSTFKMNFPDKELLSFEPRETLSILTIINEGLHNAALYSNANYIFNIASIEDGNLNLITHDNGMGYDRNLVPNGDGIQTLRKVTQKLNGVLELTSTIGNGTVVNAQIPIDRF, encoded by the coding sequence ATGGAAGAAATTTTGGGATTAGTCAGCGTTGGTATTTTAGTAGGTCTTATGGTTATATATTTTTTATCTGAATTGGATAGAAAACAATATAATAATTCTCTAATAAATAAAAATGGCGAACTTTCAAGGCTACAACATCAGCGTGATGAAATCACTAAAGAATTGCAATTAAAAGTGTCAGAAAAAACTAAAATTAAAGAAGATGCCGTTGCATTAACTTATCAATTTGCGGCTAGCAAGAACCTTTTTACCTTAAAAGACGTTGAAGTTGCAACTAAGCAAATTCAAAATTATTACAAATCTGCTCTGGAAAGTAATTCTACTTTTAAAATGAATTTTCCTGATAAGGAATTGTTAAGCTTTGAGCCACGAGAAACATTATCGATATTGACTATAATTAATGAAGGGCTACATAATGCAGCCCTTTATTCAAATGCAAATTATATTTTCAATATCGCTTCCATTGAAGATGGAAACTTAAATCTAATCACACATGATAATGGAATGGGCTACGATCGTAACCTTGTTCCAAATGGTGATGGAATTCAAACTTTAAGGAAAGTTACTCAAAAGCTAAATGGTGTTTTAGAATTAACGAGTACCATAGGTAATGGCACGGTAGTCAATGCTCAAATACCAATCGACCGTTTTTAA
- a CDS encoding rhodanese-like domain-containing protein produces MFGLFKNKKKEIIKKYLEEGAQLLDVRTSSEFNGSHIEGSKNIPVQVIDQKMKSLDKEKPIIVYCAMGGRSNVAASKLKANGFKVVNAGGIGSMRKHLKP; encoded by the coding sequence ATGTTCGGCCTATTCAAAAATAAAAAGAAAGAAATCATTAAAAAATACCTAGAAGAAGGTGCACAATTATTAGATGTACGCACCTCTTCAGAGTTTAATGGTAGTCATATAGAAGGATCTAAGAACATACCCGTTCAAGTTATCGATCAAAAAATGAAAAGTCTTGATAAAGAAAAGCCTATCATTGTTTATTGTGCGATGGGTGGACGTAGTAATGTAGCGGCTAGCAAATTAAAAGCTAATGGTTTTAAAGTGGTTAACGCTGGTGGTATAGGATCTATGAGAAAACATTTAAAACCGTGA
- a CDS encoding helix-turn-helix domain-containing protein: MKLDYHSIKDNGRLTITSFQCGPSLQLLQEKGLYKIVWCTEGEETLVVDGYDVILKKNQVLFCTPVNIVDIPKDNYGLIAFVFNREFYCIQHNDPEVSCMGLLFYGSSNAPIINLSVKEQASFNAMLVLFQEEFETRDHIQGEMLRTLLKRMLITSTRLIKQDSNQASLSVKQVDLIRKFNILVEQHYKDKHQVADYADLLFKSPKTLSNFFKKHDVKSPLKIINERITAEAKRLLLYSDKSAEEIAYELGYKEPSHFSKFFKTQVGTSPLSFRKEHQFIS, translated from the coding sequence ATGAAATTAGATTACCATAGCATAAAGGATAACGGAAGGCTGACTATTACCAGTTTTCAATGTGGACCATCATTACAACTTTTACAAGAAAAAGGACTTTATAAAATTGTATGGTGTACTGAAGGCGAAGAAACATTAGTAGTTGATGGATATGATGTGATTCTTAAAAAAAATCAGGTCCTATTTTGTACACCAGTTAATATCGTAGATATTCCTAAGGATAACTATGGCCTAATTGCATTTGTTTTCAATAGAGAATTCTATTGCATACAACACAACGATCCCGAAGTCTCTTGCATGGGACTTCTTTTCTATGGATCATCTAATGCACCTATTATCAACTTATCAGTAAAAGAACAAGCCAGCTTTAACGCTATGCTAGTTCTCTTTCAAGAAGAGTTTGAAACCAGAGATCATATTCAAGGTGAGATGTTGCGCACATTATTAAAAAGAATGTTGATCACCTCTACTCGATTAATTAAACAAGATAGTAATCAAGCAAGCCTTTCAGTTAAACAAGTAGACTTAATTAGAAAGTTTAATATACTCGTGGAGCAGCATTATAAAGATAAACACCAAGTAGCTGATTATGCAGACTTGCTATTTAAATCTCCTAAGACTCTATCAAATTTTTTTAAGAAACACGATGTAAAATCGCCATTAAAAATTATTAATGAACGTATCACTGCGGAGGCGAAAAGACTTTTACTCTACTCAGACAAAAGTGCTGAAGAAATAGCTTATGAATTGGGTTACAAAGAGCCTAGTCATTTCTCAAAATTTTTTAAAACACAGGTAGGTACATCACCACTATCGTTTAGAAAAGAGCATCAATTCATTTCATAG
- a CDS encoding carboxymuconolactone decarboxylase family protein has translation MATFNVPQRSEVNEVNQGIFDNLEKQLGFVPNLYATYALSNNALNNYLSFAGSKTSLNNKEKEVVNLAVSEVNGCSYCLAAHTAIAQMNGFTEEQILELRAGKATFQSSYNALAGLAKNITENRGKADQAVVDAFLAAGYTQENLVDTIVLVGDKTISNYLHNTTQVPVDFPAVAPLKA, from the coding sequence ATGGCAACATTTAATGTACCACAAAGAAGTGAAGTAAACGAAGTGAATCAAGGAATCTTTGATAACCTAGAAAAGCAATTAGGTTTTGTTCCTAATTTATATGCAACCTATGCATTATCAAATAATGCATTGAATAATTATCTTTCTTTTGCTGGATCTAAAACCTCTTTAAATAATAAAGAGAAAGAAGTTGTAAATCTTGCTGTAAGTGAGGTTAATGGCTGTTCTTACTGTCTTGCTGCACATACTGCAATTGCTCAAATGAATGGCTTTACTGAAGAGCAAATATTAGAATTGAGAGCAGGTAAGGCAACTTTTCAATCTAGTTATAATGCGCTAGCAGGTCTTGCAAAAAACATCACAGAAAATAGAGGTAAAGCAGATCAGGCTGTAGTTGATGCTTTTTTAGCAGCTGGTTATACTCAAGAAAATTTAGTTGATACTATTGTGTTAGTAGGTGATAAAACTATTTCAAATTATCTACATAATACAACACAAGTGCCTGTAGATTTTCCTGCTGTGGCACCATTAAAGGCTTAA